In Sphingobacteriaceae bacterium, the following proteins share a genomic window:
- a CDS encoding iron-dependent repressor — protein sequence MRNETIENYLKTIYHLSQDNKAAVGNFQLAKKLNIKPSSVTESLRKLHELNYVIYEKSYGTRLTAQGSRLALNIIRRHRIWETYLAKELGFGWDEVHEIAEALEHVQNDKLIRKLSEILGNPNYDPHGDPIPDEKGKIIKSNFLSLTEVKGKSEYRIMGVSDHSPAFLKYLDKNKLVIGARISIKSIEEFDNSMIILCDNKQLIITPKVAENIIVEEV from the coding sequence ATGCGGAACGAAACCATTGAGAATTACTTAAAAACGATCTACCATTTGTCGCAGGATAATAAAGCTGCGGTAGGGAATTTTCAACTTGCTAAAAAACTAAATATTAAACCTTCGTCGGTTACTGAGTCTCTTCGTAAATTACATGAGCTTAATTATGTGATCTATGAAAAATCTTATGGAACACGTCTCACAGCGCAAGGTTCAAGACTGGCTTTAAATATTATACGCCGTCATCGTATCTGGGAAACTTACCTGGCAAAAGAACTAGGATTTGGCTGGGACGAAGTGCATGAAATAGCAGAAGCTTTAGAACATGTTCAAAACGATAAGCTCATTCGGAAGCTTTCTGAAATATTAGGTAACCCTAATTATGATCCGCACGGAGATCCGATTCCTGATGAAAAAGGAAAAATCATCAAAAGTAATTTCCTAAGTCTGACCGAAGTAAAAGGAAAATCGGAGTACCGTATCATGGGTGTTTCAGATCACTCACCTGCTTTTTTAAAATACCTCGACAAAAATAAACTGGTTATCGGCGCACGCATAAGCATTAAATCTATAGAAGAGTTTGATAATTCTATGATTATTTTATGCGATAACAAACAACTCATCATCACACCTAAGGTGGCAGAAAATATTATTGTGGAGGAGGTTTAG
- a CDS encoding DUF885 domain-containing protein gives MNNTYDSLDTRLDNFYLRMAAVPGYYEAAKKNIKSPTLEHTELAISQNLGGVSTFEADLEEVLKKSKRSADEKEKLKTRSKNCAAAVKDYAVFLKTYKNKNPRSFRLGKELYAKKFEFDIQSGYSADQIFEKALAHKKELHEKMFALTQELWPKYLKDTPIPENKLDAIKSMIEVLSVKHVQPDSFQSAIEHQIPELVAFVNKKKLLYLDPSKPLVVRKEPAYMAGLAGASISSPGPYDKNGNTYYNVGSMNGWSKEKSESYLREYNHYILQILNIHEAIPGHYTQLIYSNQSPSIIKALLGNGAMVEGWAVYTERMMLENGYGADNGAETASAEMWLMYYKWNLRSTCNTILDYSVHAKNMEKQEALDLLTKEAFQQKAEAEGKWRRVTLSQVQLCSYFTGFKEIYELREDLKAKQKDKFDLKVFHEKFLSYGSAPVKYIRELMMMDGKNIN, from the coding sequence ATGAACAACACTTACGATAGTCTTGATACACGGCTCGATAATTTTTATTTGAGAATGGCCGCAGTTCCAGGGTACTATGAAGCCGCGAAGAAAAATATCAAAAGTCCTACCTTAGAACATACCGAATTGGCGATCAGTCAAAATCTTGGCGGAGTGTCCACTTTTGAGGCGGACCTGGAAGAGGTTTTAAAAAAATCGAAACGAAGTGCTGACGAAAAAGAAAAACTAAAAACCCGCTCTAAGAACTGTGCCGCAGCTGTTAAAGACTACGCAGTATTTTTAAAGACTTACAAAAATAAAAATCCAAGAAGTTTTCGTTTAGGAAAGGAGCTCTATGCTAAAAAGTTTGAGTTTGATATTCAGTCTGGCTATAGCGCTGATCAGATCTTTGAAAAGGCCCTGGCCCATAAAAAAGAGCTGCATGAAAAAATGTTTGCTTTGACCCAGGAACTCTGGCCAAAATATTTAAAAGACACACCTATTCCTGAAAACAAATTAGACGCCATTAAGTCAATGATTGAGGTGCTATCTGTAAAACATGTGCAACCTGATTCCTTTCAGTCGGCCATCGAACATCAAATTCCGGAACTTGTGGCCTTCGTCAACAAAAAGAAACTCCTTTATTTAGACCCCTCAAAACCTTTAGTAGTGCGCAAAGAACCGGCTTATATGGCTGGACTGGCAGGCGCTTCGATTTCTTCTCCGGGTCCCTATGATAAAAACGGAAACACTTATTACAACGTAGGCAGCATGAATGGCTGGAGCAAGGAAAAATCGGAAAGTTATTTACGTGAATACAACCATTACATTTTACAGATCTTAAACATACACGAAGCCATTCCCGGACATTATACGCAACTTATTTATTCGAACCAATCACCAAGTATCATCAAAGCACTACTTGGTAACGGTGCTATGGTAGAAGGCTGGGCTGTTTACACAGAACGTATGATGCTGGAAAATGGCTATGGTGCTGATAACGGAGCAGAGACGGCTAGTGCCGAAATGTGGCTCATGTATTATAAATGGAATTTAAGAAGTACCTGCAATACCATTTTAGATTATTCAGTGCATGCCAAAAACATGGAGAAACAGGAAGCTCTCGACCTCTTGACCAAAGAAGCCTTTCAACAAAAGGCCGAAGCGGAGGGAAAATGGAGACGCGTAACCCTGAGCCAGGTACAGCTCTGCTCCTACTTCACCGGCTTTAAAGAAATTTATGAATTACGCGAAGACTTAAAAGCAAAACAAAAAGATAAATTTGATCTCAAAGTTTTTCATGAGAAATTTTTAAGTTATGGAAGTGCCCCGGTGAAATATATTAGGGAGTTGATGATGATGGATGGTAAGAATATTAACTAG